The following are from one region of the Salvia splendens isolate huo1 chromosome 2, SspV2, whole genome shotgun sequence genome:
- the LOC121792152 gene encoding BEL1-like homeodomain protein 1, whose protein sequence is MATYYHGNSDIQGGGSGDGLQTLILMNPAYVGYSDNPQPSSNFVFLNSNPSSLHHAQPPQQQQHFVGVPLNTTAAAATTSGPSQDHFLPRVPYNLYNLPMEAAAARDVTRAAPQGLSLSLSSQQPQYASFAAAREVPSQPLVTAVSSPPRCDDVRVSGGSPSSASGVSNGVQSVLLSSKYLKAAQEVLDEVVNVGKGGKAASAAAESSKPAKSSGDSAAVAAASGDGQSTAKRGAELSTAERQEIQMKKAKLVNMLDEVEQRYRQYHQQMQMVISWFEQAAGMGSAKTYTALALETISKQFRCLKDAILGQIRGASKSLGEEESLEGKMEGSRLKYVDNQIRQQRALQQLGMIQHNAWRPQRGLPERSVSVLRAWLFEHFLHPYPKDSDKLMLAKQTGLTRSQVSNWFINARVRLWKPMVEEMYMEEIKEQDKTNGTPEDKADHEKSQHHNSNNISTSPTTTIIPGGFNLSEIDSITQGASPKKQRIADADTKPPPDVDSDAMTIKFGDRQGRDGTGFTLMGAPANFIGGFGSYPMGELGRFGAEQFQTTPYSGNGVSLTLGLPHCDNISMSAAHQSFLPNQSMQLGRGVEMGEANDFGGMNAAAGPNANVYDNINIQNRKRFAAQLLPDFVA, encoded by the exons ATGGCGACTTACTACCACGGCAATTCTGATATCCaaggcggcggcagcggcgacGGTCTACAGACGCTGATTCTCATGAACCCCGCCTACGTCGGATACTCCGACAACCCCCAGCCCAGCAGCAATTTCGTATTCCTCAACTCCAACCCCTCCTCCCTCCACCACGCGCAGCCgccgcagcagcagcaacatTTCGTCGGCGTCCCCCTCaacaccaccgccgccgccgcaaccACCTCCGGCCCCTCCCAGGACCACTTCCTCCCCCGCGTCCCCTACAACCTCTACAACCTCCCCatggaggcggcggcggcgcgtgaCGTGACACGCGCCGCCCCCCAGGGCCTCTCCCTGAGCCTCTCATCCCAGCAGCCCCAGTACGCGTCCTTCGCCGCTGCCCgggaggtgccgagccagcccTTAGTCACCGCCGTGTCCTCGCCGCCGCGCTGCGACGACGTGAGGGTGTCCGGCGGGTCGCCGTCGTCGGCGTCGGGGGTCTCGAACGGAGTGCAGAGCGTTTTGCTCAGCTCGAAGTATCTCAAGGCCGCGCAGGAGGTTCTCGATGAAGTCGTTAACGTCGGAAAGGGAGGCAaggccgcctccgccgccgcggaATCGTCCAAGCCGGCGAAGAGCAGCGGCGATTCAGCCGCTGTGGCCGCCGCGAGCGGCGACGGACAGAGCACCGCGAAACGTGGCGCGGAGCTGAGCACAGCAGAGAGACAAGAAATACAGATGAAGAAGGCGAAGCTGGTTAACATGCTAGATGAG GTGGAGCAGAGGTACCGACAGTACCATCAGCAGATGCAGATGGTGATATCGTGGTTCGAGCAGGCGGCGGGGATGGGGTCGGCGAAGACCTACACAGCTCTGGCGCTGGAGACGATATCGAAGCAGTTCCGGTGCTTGAAAGACGCGATTCTAGGCCAGATTCGAGGGGCGAGTAAGAGCCTAGGCGAAGAAGAGAGTCTGGAAGGGAAGATGGAAGGTTCTAGACTCAAATACGTGGACAACCAAATCAGGCAGCAGAGAGCCTTGCAGCAATTGGGAATGATCCAGCACAATGCTTGGAGACCCCAGCGAGGCTTGCCCGAGCGATCTGTCTCCGTCCTCCGCGCCTGGCTCTTcgagcacttcctccaccc CTACCCGAAGGACTCGGATAAGCTCATGCTTGCAAAACAAACCGGCCTCACCCGAAGCCAG GTGTCAAATTGGTTCATCAACGCCCGCGTCAGGCTATGGAAGCCTATGGTAGAGGAAATGTACATGGAGGAAATCAAGGAGCAGGACAAGACAAACGGAACCCCCGAGGACAAGGCCGACCATGAAAAATCCCAACACCACAACAGCAACAACATCTCCACGTCTCCGACCACCACCATAATCCCCGGGGGATTCAACCTCTCCGAAATCGACTCCATCACTCAAGGAGCCAGCCCGAAAAAGCAGAGAATCGCCGACGCCGACACAAAGCCGCCTCCTGACGTGGACAGCGACGCCATGACCATCAAATTCGGCGACAGGCAGGGCAGGGACGGAACCGGGTTCACCCTGATGGGGGCGCCCGCGAACTTCATAGGCGGGTTCGGGTCGTACCCGATGGGGGAGCTGGGGAGGTTCGGAGCGGAGCAGTTCCAAACGACGCCGTATTCAGGGAACGGGGTGTCGCTGACGCTGGGGCTGCCGCACTGCGACAACATATCGATGTCGGCGGCGCACCAGAGCTTCCTGCCTAACCAGTCGATGCAGTTAGGCAGAGGAGTGGAGATGGGAGAGGCCAACGATTTCGGCGGGATGAACGCCGCGGCGGGGCCCAATGCCAACGTGTACGACAACATCAACATACAGAACCGGAAGCGGTTCGCGGCGCAGCTGCTGCCGGACTTTGTGGCTTGA
- the LOC121778095 gene encoding uncharacterized protein LOC121778095, whose protein sequence is MRLLSAASCDEAEHLKEFSSWVASIGDDVLGGSNDGEVTIVLPSNIVLSNSGDPLKTIVSKIYPGYMNHEELSDCLHDRAILAPTLEIVDEVNQFMMSLDQSEGCLYLCSDSIANSDSTSGGLAELHSVEFLNNLKCSSTPNHELLLKVGTPVMLLRNIDRSNGLCNGTRLLITRLGDYVLEAQVLVGHDVGHKVLIHRMSLIPSDPRLPFKFQGRQFPLVVSYAMTINKIQGQSLAHVGLFLRKPVFSYGQLYVAISRVTSRAGLKILVCKHEDDDSRGDSTVNVVYKEVFQNL, encoded by the coding sequence atgagactGTTGAGTGCCGCATCTTGTGATGAAGCAGAACATTTGAAGGAATTTTCTTCTTGGGTTGCTTCAATTGGAGATGACGTTCTTGGTGGTTCAAATGATGGTGAAGTGACTATTGTTCTTCCTTCTAACATTGTATTGTCTAATTCTGGTGATCCTTTGAAAACAATTGTTTCGAAGATATATCCAGGTTATATGAATCATGAAGAGTTGAGTGATTGCTTGCATGATCGTGCTATACTTGCTCCTACGTTGGAGATTGTTGACGAGGTTAATCAATTCATGATGTCGTTGGATCAGTCTGAAGGTTGTCTTTATTTGTGCTCTGATAGTATTGCCAACTCAGATTCGACATCAGGTGGTTTAGCTGAGTtacattctgttgagtttttgaATAACTTGAAGTGTTCAAGTACACCTAATCATGAATTGTTGCTGAAAGTTGGTACTCCTGTGATGCTGCTAAGGAATATAGATCGCTCGAATGGATTATGTAATGGCACAAGATTGCTAATTACACGATTAGGTGATTATGTTTTGGAGGCACAAGTGTTGGTTGGCCATGATGTTGGGCATAAAGTTTTGATCCATCGAATGTCTTTGATTCCCTCTGATCCAAGGTTGCCATTCAAATTTCAAGGACGACAATTTCCTTTGGTTGTGTCGTATGCAATGACTATTAACAAAATTCAAGGTCAATCTTTGGCTCATGTTGGGTTATTCTTACGAAAACCAGTCTTCAGTTATGGTCAATTGTATGTTGCTATATCTAGAGTTACGAGTCGTGCAGGTCTGAAGATTTTGGTTTGTAAACATGAGGATGATGATAGTAGGGGTGATTCGACTGtaaatgttgtttacaaagaggttttccaaaacttatga